Genomic DNA from Corynebacterium diphtheriae:
GCCCAGACATCTTTCTTGTCATCGACGATGCAGACTTAGTCCCAGAGCCACTATGGCACCGATTAGTCGAACTCATCCCGCACTCAAGAGACATAGGTCTACACATCGTTGCCGCTCGAAAAATTGGTGGCAGCCAGCGGGCACTCTACCAGTCGCTTTACTCGGCAATTAAAGACCAATCACCCATGGTGCTCGTCATGGACGGCGAACGCGACGATGGGCCACTATTCGGAATCCGGCCACAACGCCTCATACCAGGACGCGCCATCGCAGTGATCCGTGGCAGCAACCAAGGACAATGCCATATTGCACAAAACATCCCAGAAATAGCCAGCTAAAGCATAAAAGCAGCTGCCCTCATCAAACTAGAGAACAACAGGGGAGAAAAAAGGGGGAAATAACGTGCCGTACCAACGAACACCAACAGACCTCACGCTGACAGTTTTAGATACCGCCACAATCTACGAAGGTCCCACAACAGTTTATCGCTATGACCTCCCAGGACACGGTATTACTGAAGGCTGGGCAACAGATGCAGTTGTCGACCAGATACGAGAACTACTGAACACATCGTGGCCCAAGTGCGTCATTGAAATTGACGCACAACCAAGCATCATCGAACTTCTGGAACAACCACTTAGTGATCACGGCGTTCGCATTCGTCGCAGGAAAGAACAACACAAAAAAGAAAACAACATCGCTGACCACACCGAGGACATCACCAAACCCATTAGTGCCTTACGCCGAGCATTAAACGCGCAAGAACAAACGCGCCGGGGACGACACCAAAAAATATCGAGGCGCATTGAGCCGCTCTATATTGCGATGGCGTTGGTGATCTGCATAGTGGGGGCAGTGGCATGGTGGTCAACAGATGCGGCTTTGAACAGCGATGATACCAAGGTTGCGGTAGGAGAATCGAAGGCGTCTGAAAAGGCAGCAGCATCGGCGACTGCCTCTGCGCCTATCCATCTTGCAGGTGACATGATCGCTGAACACGAACGAATCCGTGTGACATTGCCACGGGGATACGTACTGGCGTTAAAACCAAACGATCCCAGTACCGTGGTAGCTACAGGGCCAGACCCCGAGCTTAGAATCTTGCTTTCAGCTGAACCTATCGATGCCGCAGACCCACCGTTGATTCATCAAGAAATAAGCAACACTATTGACCTTGATCCTGCGCTATCTCTACGTGAAGACCGATTAGCTAAAAATGTTCCGGTGCTGGCGTATCAGGAAACCCCAGACGATGGTTCTACCATCGCATGGTGGGCGTGGGTAGAAAATAAGCACCTGTTTTCCGTGGGGTGTCATAGCAAGACTGCGCAAAAAGTCGCGCATAAAGCAGCGTGTCGGAAAGCCGCTGAAACAGTGCATATCAAGCAGTGATCAGGGGGAGAAATGGGGGTAGTAACACGGGGATGAGAAAAAGTTTTGGAAAACACGGAACCGCTGAGGGTCGTCATTACGTCAAAACTTAGTGACAGGGCCAAAAGGTTTTGTCACTTCAATCGTTGGGGGATCCGACGATGCCGCTGACGCTACAGCTGCATACGGCATCACGATCGGACACATATTTAGGGAGGGACACATGTCTCAAGGTTTTAAGACCGAAGCAGACGTCATGCGCAATACCGCTCACCGCGTTGACGACACAAACCAGGAAGTAAGCGCGGAACTATCTCGACTGCGCTCCATCGTGGATGGAGTTCGCGCGTCTTGGGAAGGCACCGCACAAGTAAGTTTTGACAACCTGATGCAGCGATGGGATGCCTCCGCCAAGGGGCTTCAAGATGCCCTGCAGTCCATCTCGGACAACATTCGTGGCAACGCCACCTCGTTTGAAAACGTCGAAGCAGATAACCAATCCGCATTCTCTGCAGTAGGCGGCCAAGGGCTCGCGCTGTAAATAGCCGATCGAACACTCATACATCCACTCCAAGGAGAACATCAATGGAAAAGATTAAATATGGCTTTGGTGAAATCGAAGCAGCCGCATCGGACATCCAATCCACGTCCGGTCGTATCAACTCCCTGCTAGAAGATCTCAAAGCGCACATCCGGCCCATGGCTGCAGCATGGGAAGGCGAATCAGCACAAGCCTATAACGAGGCACAACAGCAGTGGGACAGCTCCGCTGCGGAACTCAACACCATCTTGTCTACGATTTCCAACACTGTTCGTCAAGGCAATGATCGCATGAGTGAGGTGAACCGTATGGCCGCTGCTTCGTGGAGCTAACTTCACACATTGCGTGCGTAGACAACTAGGCAACCTCGTCGAAGTATTCACGGAACCGACAGAATATATAAGGCAGACACACCGACACGAGAAAAGCGGTGGGCAGTTGCGTATCGACGGGGCACAGGTTGTAACTACGCACAGTGGGGGAATCGCGCAATGAATTGATTGTGCCGATGCTCATTGCCCGCACCGTTATATTGGGCTTAACGGTGCGGGCAATTTTTTGAGAAATTTTTAAAAGATTTTTGCATAACTACTTGTGATAACGCAGGGTAGTGCCGTAAAGTTGGCGGTCTGTGTGCTTGAAGGCTTTCTTTGGAAAGCAGTCAGACATGATCGGGTCACCACCGGCCGCCGTTCATGCTTCTTCTTCGGGTATCGCCTGGCTGGCAGTTCTAGACAGACTTAAAAGGAGTCATCAGTGTCTACTTACCACCCAAAGAGCGGTGACATCACCCGCAAGTGGTACGTCATCGACGCCACTGACGTGGTTCTGGGTCGTCTTGCTACCCACGCAGCTGACTTGTTGCGCGGCAAGGGCAAGCCTCAGTTTGCACCGAACGTTGACTGCGGCGATCACGTTATCGTGATCAATGCTGACAAGGTTCACGTTTCCTCCAACAAGCGCGAGCGTGAGATGCGCTACCGTCACTCTGGCTACCCAGGTGGTCTGAAGACCATGACCTTGGGTCGTTCCCTAGAGGTTCACCCAGAGCGCGTGGTTGAGGAGTCGATTCGTGGCATGATGCCACACAACCGTCTTTCCCGCGCTTCTGTGAAGAAGCTGCGCGTGTTCGCAGGTTCTGAGCACCCATACGCTGCTCAGAAGCCAGAGACCTACGAGTTCAAGCAGGTGGCCCAGTGAGTGATCAGAACGTAACCGAGAACTTCGAAGCAGACGCAGCTGACATCGCTGCTGCAGCTGCAGCTACCGAAGAGTTCACCAACACCATTGGTGATGTCGTTGCACCTGAGGCTGAGGTTGAGACCGCAGCTCCAGTTCTGCACGAAGGCCCAATCCAGACCGTTGGTCGCCGTAAGCGCGCTATCGTGCGTGTTCGCATGGTTGAAGGCTCCGGCCAGTTCACCTGCAACGGCCGCACCCTTGAGGAGTACTTCCCTAACAAGCTGCACCAGCAGCTCATCAAGGCTCCTCTCGCCCTGATCGACCGCGATGGTCAGTTCGATATCCAGGCAACGCTGACCGGTGGTGGCCCAACCGGCCAGGCCGGCGCATTCCGCCTCGCTATCGCTCGTGCACTCAACGTGTACAACCCAGCAGATCGCGCAGCCCTGAAGAAGGCTGGCTTCCTGACCCGAGACGCTCGTGCAGTCGAGCGCAAGAAGGCAGGTCTGCACAAGGCACGTCGTGCACCTCAGTACTCCAAGCGTTAATCTATCGCTTTATGTACAGGCAAGCCGCTTCACCACAATGCTGGTGGGGCGGCTTTCGCCATGTAAGAACGTGCAGGAGGTGTTCTAAGGCAGCGCTGGGAAGCGTCGATAAGCATGCCTGCGCGGGGAGTATAAGGTTTAGAGCTTCGGACATGCATAATGGAGGGCATGACTCGACTTTTTGGTACTGATGGTGTTCGTGGTTTGGCCAACCGGAAATTGACGGCGTTGCTCGCTCTGAAATTAGGCGCGTCAGCAGCGGAAGTGTTGACCAAAGACAACAGGAGCACGAGTCGTCGTCCGGTGGCAGTAGTGGGCCGTGACCCCCGCGTATCCGGCGAAATGCTGGCCGCCGCACTGTCTGCAGGCATGGCCAGCCGTGGCGTGGACGTTTTGCGTGTTGGCGTGCTGCCCACGCCTGCAGTGGCTTATCTGACGGACTTCTACGGTGCTGATATGGGTGTGGTGATTTCTGCGAGCCACAACCCTATGCCAGATAACGGAATCAAGTTCTTTTCTAAAGGCGGGCACAAGCTACCCGATTCGGTCGAGGACGAGATCGAAAAGGTTATGGAAACCATCCCAGATGGCGGTCCGACCGGACACGGTATTGGTCGTGTGATTGAAGAGGCTGTCGATGCCCAAGAAACGTACCTCAAGCATCTCAAAGGTGCGGTACCGCGCAGCCTCGAGGGCATTACAGTAGTGGTGGACTGCGCTAATGGTGCAGCTAGTGAGGTTGCCCCACTAGCTTATGCTGCCGCGGGCGCCAAGGTTATTCCAATCCACAATCACCCCAATGCGTACAACATCAACGATTCTTGCGGCTCAACGCATATCGACCAAGTACAAGCCGCCGTGCTCGAGCATGGTGCTGATCTGGGACTTGCTCATGATGGCGACGCGGATCGCTGCCTGGCGGTAGATGCTGAAGGCAACGTGGTTGATGGCGACCAAATCATGGCGATCTTGGCCCTTGCTATGAAAGAAAACGGTGAGCTGCACAAGTCCACGCTGGTAGCTACTGTGATGAGCAACCTTGGTCTACGGTTGGCTATGAAAGAATCCGGCATTGAATTGCGCACTACAAAAGTGGGTGACCGCTATGTTCTTGAAGAACTCAACGCTGGTGGCTTTAGCCTCGGTGGCGAGCAATCTGGCCACATTGTGCTGCCAGACCACGGTACGACCGGTGACGGCACATTGACAGGGCTGTCTCTTATGTCGCGTATGGCAGAAACTGGTTTGTCGTTGAAGGTATTGGCCTCTGCGATGACTGTGCTGCCACAAGTGCTGATCAACGTTCCAGTTTCAGATAAGACCATTATCCAAACGCACCCTGATGTTGTTGCGGCGATGGAACGCGCTAGTGACGAGCTGGGCGAGGGCGGTCGCGTACTGCTGCGCCCATCCGGTACAGAAGAACTGTTCCGTGTGATGGTTGAGGCCCCAAGTAAGGAGACGGCTCGTCGGATAGCCGCAGATCTGGCTTCGGTGGTGGCCAAGATTTAATACCTCCCCCTAATAGGGGAGTAGGGAACCGTAGGCCTCCTTGATTACGTCCAAACATTGTGAAGGCACAACGTGATGTGACCGTATAACAAGGGGGTTTTCTCATGCACGGAATAACCATTGATTCTGGTCGTGCGCTAGACATGCTGGCGTCGATGATTGAAGAAGCAGAGCAGCAATACCAAGCGCATATCCGCGAAACACCGCACTATGAGCCAACATCAGCGGGGGAGGGGTTTGTTGCCTACGGGGAGTCGATCAATTCGCTGTTTCAGTTGCTCCACCAGCGCAATGCTCAGCGTCTAGAGCTGATCAAGCTGGGACTAGAGGATGCTCGCCAGCGGGTTCATGATCTCGCCAATACTGATACCGAGTTTGCGGCGCGACTAGGGGCTGTGGAATGACACCCGATGTTACAGGATATGGGCGGGCAGTATCGGACCTTCACGCTGCCTCAGCCGGATTGTATTCTGGGCCCGCAATCACCCAAGAAGCTTTAGCAAAGGCGGCAGGAACAACGAAGGGGCTGCGTACGGATGCCCTGCGCAACACCGCACAGGCCATGGTGGGTGGTAGCAGTACGGCGTTTGTGACCGACAAGTTTTGGGGCTCGCTCATCAAGATTTTGGCCCAAATTGCCACGTCATTTATCGCTAGTGGTTTGTTGTCACTGGCGGAGCGCTGGCTTGGTGGTAGCGACGATGCCGATAACATTCAGGTGCAATCCCATCAAGCATCCGATGCGATCGATTGCGTGGACCAAGAAGCTACTACCAACATCGCCACGGTGATTAGTCAGTTGACCGCGATGATCGGGCAGCTAGTAGCAACCTTGGCGGGTATTGACAAAAAGGAAAACCCAGAGGCCTTTGCCGAATGCGTCAGCGCCGGTGCACGAGCCATTGATTCCGCAGGTAAAACGATTAAACAAACATGCGAAAACCGAGACAAGGCCATCGAACAGTGCTTTTCGACGCTCACTCACCGCACCGAGGAAAAATGCAGCGTCCAAGACCCACCACCGCCACCAGCCTGTACCGGTGGCGCTTCTGGCGGGGCACCTGTGCCAGCACCCGCAACCCAGCCTGCCGGCGTAGTAGCACCACCAGCGCCACCTGCAGCCGGAGGCCGTAGCAGCGGCGGCGGTGGGGCAACTGACATCCTTGGTGCAGTAGGTTCACTTATCAGTGGTCTATGCAAAGACAGCACCACCACAGCGGCCACAACAGAAGCCGCTACCCAGACTACGACTGAAACCGTCGAGAAAACCTGCGAGAAGGCTAATGAGAAAAACACACGTGTGGCCACCACCACGAGCGTGACTGAAACCTGCCTTGAGAAGGAAGAATCAGAAGTAGTGGTGGCCGATTGTAAGCCAGAGACAAAGTCGTGTGAACAGACATGTATAGCATCAGGTGTTATCGGTGCAGTAGGGCTAGGTATCGCAGTTCTTGGGATAGGGGCGCTTATTCACTGCATAACAGAATCTATGGGCGCATTCGAGTGCGTGCCACCACCGCCAACCCCCGATGTACCTCCACCACCTGCTCCTGCGCCGCCACCGGTAATTGACAATGTTCCGGAGCCACCGCCACCACCTAAACAGATTCCAGGGATGGTTCCAGCCGCTGCACCGGTTCCACCGCCACCAGCGCCTGAGCCACCTGCTCCTGCACCGCTGTCATCGCACATTAACGTGAAGAAAGCGGGGTCATGGTAATGGCCTATTCCAGTGACAAAGCGCAGCAACAGATCAACTCCTATGCGGAATTCGTGGAGTCTTTTAGACAAACAACGGCAAAGCGGATGGCTGAGTTTGAACAAGAGCTTGCCGATGCGCAGAAGAAAGCACACGAAGCCGCAAAGAAGAAACGCGAACTCCCCGCACGGGCATCCGTTGCGGCAGAGATAGGGGCGTCGATACGCCCGCGGAGCACGCGTGGAAAAGTACGGGGAGTCCTACGGAAAGTCTGACCTAAAGCGACGTAGCGGTTAGCTCTTGAACAGCGTGAGCTTGGAATCACCAGTCAAACTTGCGCGTTCTTGCAGCTCTTCGCCCCAATAAGAGTGCACCTTCTTACCGGTAGCGTCGGCCTCGGAAAAACCGGAGTATTTCTTCTGGTCGGCAAGCTGGTGCAAAAGGAAACCAGTAACTACGCCGCGAATACGCTCACGGGCTGCAGTATTTGTGCCACCCAAGCCGGTGACACGCTTGAACAAAGTGTTTTCTGTGAGTGTTTGGTGTGACGCACGGTCGATCTCACGGTATGCAACAGGGCCCTTCCATTCGAGCGCCAACTTTGCTGCGTTACCGAAATCAAACATCGCGTTTTCTTCCGTTCCTAACACCAAGCCTGCAGCTTCTACGTTACGGGCAGCAACATCAGCAGAAGGCGAGACTTGCGATGGATAAATAGCCGCAACAGCCGCGATCTGGGGGCGATCCGCTGCAGCCAGCACCGCAGCACCAGCGCCCATGCCGTGGCCCACAATGCCTAAACGACCGGGAGCGACAGAGATATTGCCAGCGCCAAGTTTTACCCCTGTGAGCACCTGCAATGAGGTCTCGATATCAGCGGCAAAGCCACGGTGATTTGGCGAAATGCCCTTTTCCGTGTTCGGTGCTGCCACAACGATTCCCCACGATGCTAAGTGGCGAAGCGTTGCGTGATAACGAGAAATATCCTGCATCCAGTCGTGAGCGAACACGACAGCCGGAAGACCGTTGCCCTCTGCAGGGGTATAAATTTTTCCCGGTAAACCCACGTAGTCAAGATCGCCGACGAGCACGCGGTGCGGACCGCGCTTGGAAAGATTGGACAAATGTTTAGTCAGATTTTCAGCCACGATAGTCAAGGATAGTGGAAACCACGGGGCTAAGTGGCCGAAGAATAAGGCTTGGAGCTGTGATAGTTAGCGAATTCTTGCCAGGTGGCCGGTGCAGTTGTGAGGAAAACCGGAAAGAAAAGGGGGAGCCGCTGCAGCATGAAAAGATAGCAGTGGCATGATAGGACGTTATGAACCTGCTCGAAACTCGCATCTCGTGCGACGCCATTGCTGCGAACACGCGACGTTTAAAAGACATGGTTGCTCCCGCTCAGCTCATGTGTGTAGTAAAAGCTGACGGCTACAATCACGGTGCCCCAGAAGTTGCTACTGTGATGGCGCGTAACGGTGCCGACCAATTTGGTGTGGCAACGCTTGCGGAAGCACATCAGCTACGAGACGCGGGTATCACTCTCCCCATCCTGTGCTGGATCTGGTCACCCGAGCAGGACTTTTCCGCCGCCATTGACCGTGACATCGACTTAGCCGCCGTCAGCATGGATCACGTTCGTGCACTGATCGCAGAGGCTGTGCGTCGTCCCGCAGGTACCCGAGTGCGGGTGACCGTGAAAATTGACACGGAACTTCACCGATCTGGAATTGACGAAGCAAACTGGACAGAAGCCTTTGAGCTTCTTCATGCTTGCCCCCAAGTCAACGTCACGGGCGTATTTAGTCACTTGGCATGCGCAGACGACTTGGAATCGGACTACACCGACCACCAAGCAGAAGTATTCCGTAGGGCGATTGCTGCAGGTAGACGCGTAGGACTTGACCTTTCTGTTAATCATCTAGCGGCATCACCAGCAACACTAACCCGCCCCGACTTGCACTTTGACATGGTCCGGCCTGGGCTTGCCCTCTATGGTCACGAGCCGATAGCAGGGCTCGACCATGGGCTGCGCGAAGCCATGACATGGATTGGTTCAGTAACAGTGGTCAAACCCATCGCGGCAGGCCAAGGAACCAGCTACAACATGACATGGCATGCGCCCGCAGATGGCTACCTCTGCGTGGTGCCGGTGGGCTATGCGGACGGATTACCGCGCAACGTACAAGGACATTTAGAAGTAACGATCGCCGGCACGCGCTACCCACAAGTAGGGCGCGTTTGTATGGACCAGATTGTGGTATTCCTTGGCGATAATTCCCGCGGCGTTGCCCCTGGTGATAAGGCAATTATTTTTGGCCCACGTGAAACCCAAGCGATGACCGCCACGGAGCTGGCCTGCGCTACGGGAACCATCAACTATGAAATCTTGTGCCGCCCGACCGGACGAAGCCATAGAACCTATAGTGATCTTGACGCCGTTGCGCCCACGCACCCTACTGAAAGCTGATACCCCATGGATACCACCTTTGCTCGTAGCGGAAACATACGACTCGAAACCGCCGCAGAAACCCAAGCCTTCGCCGAAGAACTTGGCAGCCACCTCGAAGCAGGAGACGTGATTATTCTCGACGGCCCCCTCGGCGCAGGTAAAACCACCTTCACCCAAGGGTTAGCCCGCGGACTCAACGTCAAAGGCCGCGTTACCTCGCCAACCTTCGTGATCGCTCGCGAACACAAGTCACTAAGCGGTGGACCATCGCTTGTACACGTCGACGCATACCGCCTTATCGACGACGCCGCCGGTGCCACCGATCCCATCGGTGCACTCGATTCTCTAGACCTAGAAACTGAGCTAGAAGATGCCGTTGTAGTCGCCGAATGGGGTGGGGGACTAGTCGAACAGATTACTGATAGCTACCTGCTCATCACCTTTGATCGGACCACAGCGCATATCGACGACCCCGATTCGGAGGCCAGAATTGTGACGTGGAAAGTTATCGAACCCTAAAAGAGATCTACGTCGGTAACATCCTATCGACGTGAAATCATCCAGCCGGCAGTTTCCGGCAGTTTACTGAAAACATATCAACATTCATGCCGTGAACTGCCGATATCACCTGCGACAGGGGCGTCGAAACGCCTCGGCGGGCCAGCCGAAAGAATTGATTTTCCTGCAGTTTCTAAGCACAATCATGTGCAGATACGTGTCCCTCAACGCAACAGGGGCCGGACGTTTCCTCATCGTTCGTCTCACAGGAGAACTCCAATTCATATCCTCGAATTTCTCGCAGCTCAGCCCCTGCTGACGCTCGCGCTCATTCTGGCCGTCGGCCTGCTTATCGGCAAGATCCGATTCTTCGGAATCTCACTCGGTGCCGCCGCTGTCCTCTTCGTAGCCCTCGCGCTATCCACCGTGGACCCAGCCCTCCAACTGCCACCACTGGTCTATCAGCTTGGCCTCGCTATGTTCGTGTACGCCATCGGTCTGTCTGCCGGCTCTGAATTCTTCGCCGAATTCCGCCACCGCGGTTGGAAACTCACCCTGTTCATGATCGGCCTGCTCATGCTCATGATGGCCGTCGCATACGGCATCATCAAGCTATTTGGCCTCGACGAAATCATCGGTGCCGGCATGTTCGCCGGTGCACTCTCATCAACCCCCGGCATGGCCGCCATGGTCGAAATGCTGGAAGGAATCGACGAGTCTGTCGCATCAGAACCAGTCGTGGGGTACTCGCTGGCATACCCAGGTGCTGTGATCGGATCGATTCTTGTTGCAGCCATTGGTGCGAAGTTGATGAAGATCAACCATGCCGCCGACGCTGCCGAAGAAGGCTTGGTGTCGGATCCGCTGGAGTGGACAGGTGTGCGCATCGGCCCAGGAATCAACGGTACGATCGCCCAGCTGCCAACTCTTGCCGGTGAGGAAATCATCGCTACTCGCGTGGTGCACTCCAAGACTTTCCACTCTCTTGCTGCGCCGAATGATCGTCTGCACGAGGGCATGGTGTTGGTGATTCATGGCACCCCTGATGCGCTTGAGCGTGCTATCGCCAAGGTAGGTAAGCAGCAGGATGTACCGATTGAAGATACCGATTTGGTGTACTCACGGTTCACGGTGTCGTCGAAAGCTGTTGTCGGCCGCAAGATTTCGGACCTCGACACGGTTCGTTCCGGCTTCATTATTTCCCGCTTGCGTCGTGGCGACGCCGATGTTGTGCCCGAGCCTGACGACGTGCTGCACTACTCTGACCGTGTGCGCGTGATCGCCCCCGCTAACCGCATGAGCGAAGTGCGTCGCTTCCTCGGCGACTCTGAACGCTCGCTTGCCGACGTCGACCTCATGCCATTCGCATTCGGCCTTGTCATCGGTCTAGCTATTGGTGTTATCCCGATCCCGCTGCCAGGCGGAAACACCTTGTCTTTGGGCTTCGGTGGTGGTCCCATCGTCGCAGGCCTGATCCTCGGCGCGCTCAACCGCACCGGCCCGATCCACTGGCAGATGCCTTATCACGCAAGCCGCACGATCAGCACCTTCGGTCTGGCCATCTTCCTCGCCGGCGTGGGAACGTCCGCTGGCGTGGGCTTCCGCCAAGCGCTCACGGACCCTGCCTCGCTCACCGTCATCGCCGGCGGCTTCATCGTGACGATCACCTCTGCACTCGTGTGTGCTTTGGTCTGCATGCCGCTATTCAAACTGAAATGGGATGAAGCAATGGGCGTGGCAGCAGGATGTACCACCAACCCCGCCATCATCTCCTACCTCAACGGACAAACCGGCACTGAGCTGGCCACACGTGGGTACGCCACCGTGTATCCCACGGCCATGATCGGCAAAATTATTGCCAGCCAGATGCTACTGTTGGCACTGATCGCTTAATCGAAATAAGCGCTCGTTTGTACCCAAGATCCCAGCTTGCCTCGCACCAACCATCGCG
This window encodes:
- a CDS encoding type VII secretion-associated protein yields the protein MPYQRTPTDLTLTVLDTATIYEGPTTVYRYDLPGHGITEGWATDAVVDQIRELLNTSWPKCVIEIDAQPSIIELLEQPLSDHGVRIRRRKEQHKKENNIADHTEDITKPISALRRALNAQEQTRRGRHQKISRRIEPLYIAMALVICIVGAVAWWSTDAALNSDDTKVAVGESKASEKAAASATASAPIHLAGDMIAEHERIRVTLPRGYVLALKPNDPSTVVATGPDPELRILLSAEPIDAADPPLIHQEISNTIDLDPALSLREDRLAKNVPVLAYQETPDDGSTIAWWAWVENKHLFSVGCHSKTAQKVAHKAACRKAAETVHIKQ
- a CDS encoding WXG100 family type VII secretion target, encoding MSQGFKTEADVMRNTAHRVDDTNQEVSAELSRLRSIVDGVRASWEGTAQVSFDNLMQRWDASAKGLQDALQSISDNIRGNATSFENVEADNQSAFSAVGGQGLAL
- a CDS encoding WXG100 family type VII secretion target; translation: MEKIKYGFGEIEAAASDIQSTSGRINSLLEDLKAHIRPMAAAWEGESAQAYNEAQQQWDSSAAELNTILSTISNTVRQGNDRMSEVNRMAAASWS
- the rplM gene encoding 50S ribosomal protein L13, producing the protein MSTYHPKSGDITRKWYVIDATDVVLGRLATHAADLLRGKGKPQFAPNVDCGDHVIVINADKVHVSSNKREREMRYRHSGYPGGLKTMTLGRSLEVHPERVVEESIRGMMPHNRLSRASVKKLRVFAGSEHPYAAQKPETYEFKQVAQ
- the rpsI gene encoding 30S ribosomal protein S9; amino-acid sequence: MSDQNVTENFEADAADIAAAAAATEEFTNTIGDVVAPEAEVETAAPVLHEGPIQTVGRRKRAIVRVRMVEGSGQFTCNGRTLEEYFPNKLHQQLIKAPLALIDRDGQFDIQATLTGGGPTGQAGAFRLAIARALNVYNPADRAALKKAGFLTRDARAVERKKAGLHKARRAPQYSKR
- the glmM gene encoding phosphoglucosamine mutase; protein product: MTRLFGTDGVRGLANRKLTALLALKLGASAAEVLTKDNRSTSRRPVAVVGRDPRVSGEMLAAALSAGMASRGVDVLRVGVLPTPAVAYLTDFYGADMGVVISASHNPMPDNGIKFFSKGGHKLPDSVEDEIEKVMETIPDGGPTGHGIGRVIEEAVDAQETYLKHLKGAVPRSLEGITVVVDCANGAASEVAPLAYAAAGAKVIPIHNHPNAYNINDSCGSTHIDQVQAAVLEHGADLGLAHDGDADRCLAVDAEGNVVDGDQIMAILALAMKENGELHKSTLVATVMSNLGLRLAMKESGIELRTTKVGDRYVLEELNAGGFSLGGEQSGHIVLPDHGTTGDGTLTGLSLMSRMAETGLSLKVLASAMTVLPQVLINVPVSDKTIIQTHPDVVAAMERASDELGEGGRVLLRPSGTEELFRVMVEAPSKETARRIAADLASVVAKI
- a CDS encoding dienelactone hydrolase family protein; its protein translation is MAENLTKHLSNLSKRGPHRVLVGDLDYVGLPGKIYTPAEGNGLPAVVFAHDWMQDISRYHATLRHLASWGIVVAAPNTEKGISPNHRGFAADIETSLQVLTGVKLGAGNISVAPGRLGIVGHGMGAGAAVLAAADRPQIAAVAAIYPSQVSPSADVAARNVEAAGLVLGTEENAMFDFGNAAKLALEWKGPVAYREIDRASHQTLTENTLFKRVTGLGGTNTAARERIRGVVTGFLLHQLADQKKYSGFSEADATGKKVHSYWGEELQERASLTGDSKLTLFKS
- the alr gene encoding alanine racemase; its protein translation is MNLLETRISCDAIAANTRRLKDMVAPAQLMCVVKADGYNHGAPEVATVMARNGADQFGVATLAEAHQLRDAGITLPILCWIWSPEQDFSAAIDRDIDLAAVSMDHVRALIAEAVRRPAGTRVRVTVKIDTELHRSGIDEANWTEAFELLHACPQVNVTGVFSHLACADDLESDYTDHQAEVFRRAIAAGRRVGLDLSVNHLAASPATLTRPDLHFDMVRPGLALYGHEPIAGLDHGLREAMTWIGSVTVVKPIAAGQGTSYNMTWHAPADGYLCVVPVGYADGLPRNVQGHLEVTIAGTRYPQVGRVCMDQIVVFLGDNSRGVAPGDKAIIFGPRETQAMTATELACATGTINYEILCRPTGRSHRTYSDLDAVAPTHPTES
- the tsaE gene encoding tRNA (adenosine(37)-N6)-threonylcarbamoyltransferase complex ATPase subunit type 1 TsaE; protein product: MDTTFARSGNIRLETAAETQAFAEELGSHLEAGDVIILDGPLGAGKTTFTQGLARGLNVKGRVTSPTFVIAREHKSLSGGPSLVHVDAYRLIDDAAGATDPIGALDSLDLETELEDAVVVAEWGGGLVEQITDSYLLITFDRTTAHIDDPDSEARIVTWKVIEP
- a CDS encoding aspartate:alanine exchanger family transporter, yielding MLEFLAAQPLLTLALILAVGLLIGKIRFFGISLGAAAVLFVALALSTVDPALQLPPLVYQLGLAMFVYAIGLSAGSEFFAEFRHRGWKLTLFMIGLLMLMMAVAYGIIKLFGLDEIIGAGMFAGALSSTPGMAAMVEMLEGIDESVASEPVVGYSLAYPGAVIGSILVAAIGAKLMKINHAADAAEEGLVSDPLEWTGVRIGPGINGTIAQLPTLAGEEIIATRVVHSKTFHSLAAPNDRLHEGMVLVIHGTPDALERAIAKVGKQQDVPIEDTDLVYSRFTVSSKAVVGRKISDLDTVRSGFIISRLRRGDADVVPEPDDVLHYSDRVRVIAPANRMSEVRRFLGDSERSLADVDLMPFAFGLVIGLAIGVIPIPLPGGNTLSLGFGGGPIVAGLILGALNRTGPIHWQMPYHASRTISTFGLAIFLAGVGTSAGVGFRQALTDPASLTVIAGGFIVTITSALVCALVCMPLFKLKWDEAMGVAAGCTTNPAIISYLNGQTGTELATRGYATVYPTAMIGKIIASQMLLLALIA